The following are encoded together in the Mammaliicoccus vitulinus genome:
- a CDS encoding DUF2188 domain-containing protein produces MPWTMDDYPQSWKNFDELKRKKAIDIGNAMLKDGYKEQDTIPIATKQAEEWYKDASKEDLNKLKNKKITQHDKDRSANPKLNEKDVHVYFEDDEWKIKTDGAKQASETFDKKEDAMKRARNITSNRDTEIIEHKKNEN; encoded by the coding sequence ATGCCTTGGACAATGGATGATTACCCACAAAGTTGGAAAAATTTCGACGAGCTTAAAAGAAAAAAAGCTATTGATATTGGAAACGCTATGTTGAAAGACGGCTATAAAGAACAAGATACAATCCCTATTGCTACTAAACAAGCTGAAGAATGGTATAAAGATGCATCAAAAGAAGATTTAAACAAACTCAAAAATAAAAAAATCACACAACACGATAAAGATCGTTCTGCAAATCCTAAATTAAATGAGAAAGACGTACATGTATACTTTGAAGACGACGAATGGAAAATTAAAACAGATGGCGCTAAACAAGCAAGCGAAACATTTGATAAGAAAGAAGACGCGATGAAACGTGCTCGAAATATCACATCAAATCGAGATACAGAAATCATCGAGCATAAGAAAAATGAAAATTAA
- a CDS encoding nuclear transport factor 2 family protein: MKILEDYFILFDEARYSEESFQKLNALFSDDIEFVLNNKTFKGKEAWTQFVKSVYTTNKDLKHMHNGWTQNEDGSFETHWAICGNRYETGVYTQEGKDIARLDANGKIVYLENQPKDDQLFSNQ, encoded by the coding sequence ATGAAAATATTAGAGGACTATTTTATATTATTTGATGAAGCAAGATATAGTGAAGAAAGTTTCCAGAAGTTAAATGCATTATTTAGTGATGATATTGAATTTGTATTGAATAATAAGACATTTAAAGGTAAAGAAGCTTGGACACAGTTTGTAAAAAGTGTGTATACAACAAACAAAGACTTGAAACATATGCATAACGGTTGGACACAAAACGAAGATGGTAGTTTCGAAACACATTGGGCAATTTGTGGTAATAGATATGAGACAGGCGTTTACACCCAAGAAGGTAAAGATATTGCAAGATTAGATGCAAATGGAAAAATTGTGTATTTAGAAAACCAACCAAAAGATGATCAATTATTCTCAAATCAATAA
- a CDS encoding GH25 family lysozyme: MSKRIVRVIIAITLLMIMINTSSKVAEASKEEGTMGNGYKKYIENKKDTQLRKNQETEEAAVVPKDQSILDLSEWQGALTSAHVKKLKANYDFIILRAQYGSDYKDATFATNSKLLAENNMKYGVYSYSMYENASDARTEAKALYNRAPNASFYINDYEEETVTSGTSDESTQAWLDEMRKYSGNKKVLLYSYEDFMLNHTATAVQSYDGYWLAAYQDAQPEREHVLWQYTDSYYSEELDQNVDANVLGPNVQTSWFI; the protein is encoded by the coding sequence ATGTCTAAAAGAATTGTGCGTGTCATAATAGCTATAACTTTATTGATGATTATGATAAATACATCATCAAAAGTAGCAGAAGCATCAAAAGAAGAAGGTACAATGGGTAATGGCTATAAGAAATACATAGAAAATAAAAAAGATACACAACTGAGAAAAAATCAAGAAACTGAAGAAGCGGCAGTCGTTCCTAAAGATCAGTCAATACTAGATTTATCAGAGTGGCAAGGAGCATTAACATCCGCTCATGTTAAAAAATTAAAAGCGAATTATGATTTTATAATATTAAGAGCACAATATGGTTCAGATTATAAAGATGCAACTTTTGCAACAAACTCAAAATTATTAGCAGAAAATAATATGAAATATGGTGTCTATTCATATAGTATGTACGAAAATGCTAGCGATGCAAGAACAGAAGCAAAGGCATTGTACAATAGAGCACCAAACGCAAGCTTCTACATTAATGATTACGAAGAAGAAACTGTAACATCAGGAACCTCTGATGAGAGCACACAAGCATGGTTAGATGAAATGAGAAAGTATTCAGGAAATAAGAAAGTACTATTATATTCATACGAAGACTTTATGCTGAATCATACCGCTACTGCTGTACAGTCATATGACGGATATTGGTTAGCAGCATATCAAGATGCACAACCTGAAAGAGAGCACGTACTGTGGCAGTATACAGATAGTTATTACTCAGAAGAACTTGATCAAAATGTAGATGCTAATGTATTAGGTCCAAACGTACAAACAAGTTGGTTTATTTAG
- a CDS encoding DUF6440 family protein produces the protein MFGNKESNQENNERFYVKSKETVKSLGRFSVIVDRETGVNYIHAWVGPGSSLTPLLDENGNPIIDKI, from the coding sequence ATGTTTGGTAATAAAGAGAGCAATCAAGAAAATAACGAAAGATTTTACGTAAAATCTAAAGAAACAGTTAAGTCATTAGGTAGATTCTCTGTAATAGTAGATCGTGAAACAGGTGTAAATTACATACATGCATGGGTAGGACCTGGAAGCAGTTTAACGCCTTTATTAGATGAGAATGGTAACCCTATAATAGATAAAATATAA
- a CDS encoding thioredoxin family protein, which translates to MKIIDSFDKLNEKINAHAFTLIYVSSENCSVCKADHPIVQRMTEDYQIPAYEIVADQVPEAVGQLNLFTSPVVLLYYNQKEVHRQARIIDFDELQYRIEQITNL; encoded by the coding sequence ATGAAAATTATTGATTCTTTTGACAAATTAAACGAAAAAATTAATGCACATGCATTCACTTTAATATATGTTTCTAGTGAAAATTGTTCAGTATGTAAAGCTGATCACCCAATCGTGCAAAGAATGACTGAAGATTATCAAATTCCAGCTTATGAAATTGTTGCCGATCAAGTACCTGAAGCAGTTGGACAATTAAACTTGTTCACTTCACCCGTTGTATTACTTTATTACAATCAAAAAGAAGTCCATCGACAAGCCCGAATAATAGACTTTGATGAACTTCAATATCGTATTGAACAAATTACAAATTTATAA